The Acidobacteriota bacterium DNA window GCCTTGAGATCAAAGCTGTAATTTGCCGCTGGATTGAGTCGCAGAACTGCCGATATGGGGGAGGAGTTCTTAGTTTCAAAATTCTGTGAAGCCCCCGATGACGAGAGCGGAAAGTCGAAGGAGTAGCTTTGAAAGATTTCGAACGAGGCGATCTCTACAGGATTCAAGGCTTGAAGAGCTACCCTCTTCTGAGTGAAGTTCTCCTTCTTCTTTTTATCTTCACCTTCATCCTCACTCTCGATCTTCAATTCAGTGTCATCGACAACGTTCTCCGCCGGTTTCTTCACATCTTCAGGCTCGCTGGGTACGGCAGCCGGAGAAGGGGATCTCTTCGCATAGAGGGCATTCCTCAGAAATAGAGTCGCAATGTTCCCCCCTCTCGCAAAATCAATCTCATCAAACCTGGGAACTTCCATGTCTCTATCGAAAGTCGGCGAGTAAGAGTAAACGATCCTTGGTTCCATGCTGTGCTTGTAAAGGGGAGAGAACTCGCTCTTCGGCCGTTCATAGATCCTGTAAAACTTCGGTCCGATGATCTCGAGGGTGCCTCCCGCCAGAAACCTGTTAAGAGATTCGCTCACAACCCGTGAGGAATCCTCTGGATCCAGTCTCCTGGTATAATAGGTCTCCCGGAAATGTATCGATGGATTCAGATCCAGCCACGGGAAGGGCGAATATGGCGCGGAGATAGTTGGGAAAAGGTCGAATCTCATGTAATCGGCATCGTAACTCTTAACCTCACCCAGGAGGGGATCAAGCCTCGTTATCTCTTTGGCAAAGTTGTTGAACGACGATTCAAAGGAGAAATAGAAAAGAGAATTCCAGAGCCGTTGACTTCTCCCTCTGAACTCTATCCGGGGGAGAATGGATTGCACCAGCTCACCCCCTCCCAGGAGCTGCTCTCTCCTTTCCGCCCTGAAATTGGTGGAGTAATAGGACCAGTTCCTCGCCAGGTTGATCCTCGAGAGGGAATAGTTCATCGCGCTCAGCTTTAGATCCCTCTCAAAGTCTATGAAATAATTGAAATCGCTTATCTCATTGACGTCTGCCGTCAGCCGGTACCCCTTGGGAAAGTTCTGTTCCTGTGTGTAATTAAAGTTGTATCTATTCCTGTCGGCTACCTTATCGTCGATGTAATAGCCGAGGAATCTTCCCTTCCCCTGATCGTTCGGTAGGAAGTTGTATTCTATCCCCCCTGCAAGGCCGGCAAGGGTGTAATAATCCGCATAGAAAGTGACATCCATATTGCGCCTGATGGGCCAAAAAAATGCTTCGCTGATCACCCTTCCTCTATTCTTCGTGGATCCAACTTCCGGAAAGAGAAAGCCAGCAGCTCGATCTTCCTTGACAGGCCAGATGAGGTAAGGAAGATAGATGAGAGGGATCTTCCTCACTTTGAAGAGGACATTTCTCAGATGAGCATAGTGATCGAGATGCACAAGGGCTCGCCCGACCCTGAAGCTCCAGTATGGTGTTGGCTGGGTGCAGGATGTGAAAACCCCCTTGCGAATGACGATCTTATCATCCGCAATCTTCTCGACCTTCTCAGCGCTAAATAGATACTCCGGCTCAATGTATCCCAGAACGGAATATATGACACCTTTTTTAGTATCGAGGTTAAATTCGAGCTTATCACCTGCAAGCCTGTTCTCCCCCCAATCAAGCAGGACAGAACCTTCGGCCAGACAATTCTTTGTCTTATTGTCAAGATAGACCTTATCCGCCTGGATCCTTGATGTGCCGCTGACAATGTCAACAAAACCCTCAAAAAGATACTCATTTTCCGAACTCTTGCTCACCTTTTCCGCGCTGATTTTGATTTCCTCTTTCAATTCAACGGGCAGGAGCACCTTTTTCGATTGCCTCTCCAGAGTTTTTTCCTCTGAAGCCCTAGACCCCCTCTCTTCCTCGGGTGCGCTGCATAAGATGGCGTTAGTGAAGACAGGGAAAAGTAAGGCGATTAGAATCAGGAAGATAGAGAAGAAAGAGAGGCCAGGACGATGAATCACGCTATCCCTTCTTCCGTTTATGTTACCGTATCTCCTCAAGCTATAAGAACACCCGCATAGGCAACAACACTACTGTAATCACCTGTCGTATCTCCAGATGTCGTGTAGATTACCAGTTTGCCTCTCTTTGCTTTCAACTGGCAGCATGCCTCGAGAGCGGAAACGGCCGGAGCATAGCCGCACATGGTGATTCCCTCGCTCCTTACCGTGTCGTAAAGACCCCGTGGATTGATTTCTTCTATCATCCTGATGGCTTTCATGTCCTTCTCCCTCGCGGAATTGGCATCTTCATAATGAGTCATGTCGCTGCTCACGATGATGAGCACTGGTTTCTCATACTCCCTGACCGAGGAAGCGATCCCTTCCCCGATATCCGTTAGCTCCCTGTAGCTCTGTGTCGACAGACATATCGGCACGAAGGAAAAATCGTCGAGAAGGTGCTGGAGAAAGGGGAGCTGAACTTCCAGAGAGTGTTCACGGATGTGCGCATCCGAATCGGCCTCCAGCGTCGGTGAGTTATCTTTGAGAAGGAGGGCAAGATCGGAATTGATTTTCACCTTGCCGAGAGGGGTTTCCCAGGTACCGTAATCCATGATTGAGGCTCTGGCTCCACGCCCCGTATGATTCGGGCAGAGTATTATGAAATTCTCAGGCAGCTCGACGGAAGAAAATATTCTCCCCGCGACTTTTCCAGAATAGATGTACCCTGCATGAGGAGAGATGATGGCAATTGCTTTCTCCTTAGCAGCTTTCCTATCTACAAATTCTTCTATCATTTCTCTTAATTCGGCAGGAGTGCTGGGATAGAACATTCCAGAAACGGCGGGTTTTCTGTTCATAGAACCTCCGCTCTAAGAGCTTGATTTTTTCCAAATATTAACAATTAAATATACTCTTGTAAAGCATGGTTCCTCACAAATGAAAATCAAATCTTGCATCCCAACGAGGATTACTCACAGAATCTGTGGAAAACCATGTTGAAAACAACGGATCCATCGTCATAAATCACGAAAAATTAGAAAGTTAGACCAGATTGCACAAAGATTAGGCATACAGATAACTTTTTATTTTTCAAATACTTACAAGTTTGCTCGAATGGCAATAAATCTATTATTCTTTAAGTGCTAGAAATAAAAAAGTTTTCAACAAAAAGATATTTTTCTATCCGGAAATATGTTTGATCTCAAAAAAAAGCTGAGTCTTTTTGAGAACTCAGCCTGTTCCTATCGCGGCGCTGGAACATTCGTCAGGAGGAGAGGTAATCTTTCAAGATGCAACAGTCATCCACTCTTTTGATCTTCTTGAGAGCCGCTGCCTCGATCTGCCTGATCCTCTCTCTGGAAAGATTCATCTTCCTCCCGATCTCTTCCAGCGTGCTTGGAGATCCCTGGCCGATCCCGAACCTCATCCTGATGATCCTCTGTTCTCTCATCGTCAGAGCCTGCATGATGTTATCCAGTTTTGATTTCAGTTCCATGTCAACGGTCACGTCATGGGGAGAGACGGCCTTTGCATCAGGAACGAACCGGAGCATTCCATACCCGTCTTCCGTATTGTGAGTCTCATCCAGAGCTTGAGGCTCGCGTACAACTCCGAGGATCTCTTCCACTTTCTCGATCGGAAGCCTTACCTTCTTGGCAATCTCCTCCGGCGTTGGCCTCCTTCGGAGTTTCTCTTCGAGTTCTCTCGCAGCGCGAGCTATCTTCTTCATCTTCTCGTTGACATGGACCGGAATCCGAATGGTTCTGGCCTTGTCGGCGATAGCTCTCTCAATGGATTGCTTGATCCACCAGTAGGCATAAGTACCGAACTTGTTTCCTCTCGTGTATTCGAATTTCTCAACGGCCTTCATCAAACCAATGTTTCCCTCCTGGATGAGATCCATGAAAGGTATCCCATGATTGAGGAATTTCTTGGCAAGATGGACAACGAGTCTCAGGTTGGCAAGGATCAGCTTGTCCCTTGCCGCCGTGATCTTCCTCTGGGCTGCCATGGCTTCCTGCTTAATTCTGTCGAACTCATGCCTGCCGGCTATGTTGTCAGCGTAACATAGAATCCTGTCGACGATGTCGCTTATCTCATCCAGCGGTCTCTCCTCGACCTTTCTCCATCTCTCCCGTTCCGGAAGAATGATTTTCCTGGCAGAAGCGGGAAGGTTCTTCACCAGTTTGGCCACGGCTTTCCTTCCCTCAAGCAGCAGTTTTGCATACTTCACTTCCTCTGCCTCGTTGATGAGGGGTGTGCTTCCCATCTCACGGAGGTAAAGCGGGAGAAGCTTCTTCGGTATGGAGGAAGGGATCTCAGGGAGCTCGGGAATCGTCTCTGTTTCAACGGATTCGGCTTCCTGATCGATCTCTTCGAACTCTACATCCTCAAACTTGTCTCTTATGTACTCTTCAAAATTTTCTTTAGGTTGAAACATTTCTGATATCTATCCTCCAACAGCATCCGCAGACGCTTCTGCAGATGCTTGCATTTCCTATTTACCGGGTGAGTCTGTTAAAAATAATTTTCAAGAACAGCTTGCCGGGAGGTCTTTATGAATTATCACTCATTTATCATGTTTCAGATAATTATTAAGCTGGCCCACACTCCTCATGTCATTCCTGATCAGCAACCTTAGATACATCGTCAAGGTCATGCTGTTTTTCTTCGCCATCTCTTTCAAGAACTTGTGCTCTTCATCGGAAATATGTGTATTGATAACCTTCTTTCCGCTATTCACTTTCGTCATTTTTCCTCCACCCGTATTTTAAAGACTATATAAAAATTAATATGAAATTTATATATAGTCAAGTTAATTATTTTTCTACTAATGTAGATTCATTTTATCCATAAAAGTTTCAAAATTCTATAATCTAGGCAGCAATTTCTTTGCCATATAAAGTTCATAGATAATACGGCCTAAATCCCATTTTGTCAACAACTTTTTTTCACTTCCGTAGCACCCTTATCTAGCAGCATATTTTCAGGTCATTTGGCTTGAGCTAAAGCATTTTATTTGTCCAATGAACCCCCCATTACTGGGATGTTTCACTCAATATTCATATCTATTCCATTGAAAACAAACGAGTTAATGGACTTGACCCTGCATCTATCAAAGATTCCTGGATTGCCTGTAGCCGAACTTTTCGCAGAGAAACTATGAGCATTTGTAATATTGGCAGACCTTCATTAAAATAAAAGGCTATGCTTTTGAGATGGCCCGAGGAACAGTGGAAGAGAAATCAGATCGCTGTCATTTTGGCAGCTTCCATTGTTTTCATGGGTTTCACATTTGTCATGCCATTCCTCCCCTATTTTGTCGCCTCCTTGGGAGTGAAGGGGGGAGCTATAGCTATCTGGTCAGGGATCCTCCTTAGCATATCCCCCCTTCTTGCCGCCCTTCTCGGCCCTTTCTGGGGAAGAGTGGCCGATCGGTACGGGATGAAGATAATGGTCGGCAGAGTTCTCCTGGCCATGACCATCCATTGGTTTCTAATGATCTTCGTATGGGATGTCTATTCCCTTCTGGCACTGAGAATCCTCCTTGGCATCTTCAGTGGTTTCAGCGCCATGTCAATCGCCCTGATTACCTCCGGCTGTCCTAAAGAGAGTATCGGAAGATCCATCGGAATGCTGCAGTCCTTCCAGATCTTATCAGTGGGGGTGGGTCCCTTCATTGGCGGTATCCTTTACGATCTTATAGGATTGAGAGCGGCTTGTGGAATAACATCCTTTCTCTGCTTCATCTCTTTCGCGCTTATCGTCTTCTTTTATAAGGACGTAAAGAATGAATCTCTGTCCTCCAATGTGACGCTGGGAGACTCTGTGCGATTTGGAAGCAGGGCATCTCACGGCTTAAAAGCCACTCTCTACGCTGAAGATCCATCCCCTTATGATATCCACGAAGGAGAAACAAGGAGAAGAAAGATGGAGAACACAGTACTGCAGAATATAGAATCAGAGAGAGGACTCAGATTCATGGAGATTCTGAGGATCCCCGGCATTCTTTCCATCATCATCCTTCTCTTCTTTGCCAACCTCGTCTCGAGAAGTTTCTCCACAGTGACTCCCCTCTTCGTCGAAATGCTTTCCAGAACAAAGGAAAATCTGGGATTGATCTCCGGAATCACCGTTTCCTTTGCCTCCTTTGCCGAGGCCGCCTCCGCTTTCATCCTCGGGCACCTGGCCACAAAGCTCCTTCCGAAAAGGCTCGTCATCTTCTCGTTAGCAGGGGGGGTACTCACTGTCTTCCCCATGGCTTTTGTGCAGTCAGAATACCAATTCCTGGCGATGAGGATACTGGCAGGATTTTTAACAGGTGGAGTCCTGACTGTTGCTTTCACTACTGGAGGCACCCTGTTCCCGGAAAGAAGCCGGGCAACATCCTATGCTATCCTCTCGAGCTCGGCTCTCCTTGGTGGAGCCATCGGTCCAATGGTGAGCGGATTGATTGCCGCGGCT harbors:
- the lptD gene encoding LPS assembly protein LptD — encoded protein: MIHRPGLSFFSIFLILIALLFPVFTNAILCSAPEEERGSRASEEKTLERQSKKVLLPVELKEEIKISAEKVSKSSENEYLFEGFVDIVSGTSRIQADKVYLDNKTKNCLAEGSVLLDWGENRLAGDKLEFNLDTKKGVIYSVLGYIEPEYLFSAEKVEKIADDKIVIRKGVFTSCTQPTPYWSFRVGRALVHLDHYAHLRNVLFKVRKIPLIYLPYLIWPVKEDRAAGFLFPEVGSTKNRGRVISEAFFWPIRRNMDVTFYADYYTLAGLAGGIEYNFLPNDQGKGRFLGYYIDDKVADRNRYNFNYTQEQNFPKGYRLTADVNEISDFNYFIDFERDLKLSAMNYSLSRINLARNWSYYSTNFRAERREQLLGGGELVQSILPRIEFRGRSQRLWNSLFYFSFESSFNNFAKEITRLDPLLGEVKSYDADYMRFDLFPTISAPYSPFPWLDLNPSIHFRETYYTRRLDPEDSSRVVSESLNRFLAGGTLEIIGPKFYRIYERPKSEFSPLYKHSMEPRIVYSYSPTFDRDMEVPRFDEIDFARGGNIATLFLRNALYAKRSPSPAAVPSEPEDVKKPAENVVDDTELKIESEDEGEDKKKKENFTQKRVALQALNPVEIASFEIFQSYSFDFPLSSSGASQNFETKNSSPISAVLRLNPAANYSFDLKATYDTIYKALRSSSISASLKKGEIGFLSLNLFRLKGFEGTQDHEQLTFEGGTQLFHQKLGLNVKLSYNLFESFLPEQRYRIEYFTQCCGFYFEYLKRDFTTNERREFRFAIDLKGIGKVIDFHHGFPK
- the amrB gene encoding AmmeMemoRadiSam system protein B, whose protein sequence is MNRKPAVSGMFYPSTPAELREMIEEFVDRKAAKEKAIAIISPHAGYIYSGKVAGRIFSSVELPENFIILCPNHTGRGARASIMDYGTWETPLGKVKINSDLALLLKDNSPTLEADSDAHIREHSLEVQLPFLQHLLDDFSFVPICLSTQSYRELTDIGEGIASSVREYEKPVLIIVSSDMTHYEDANSAREKDMKAIRMIEEINPRGLYDTVRSEGITMCGYAPAVSALEACCQLKAKRGKLVIYTTSGDTTGDYSSVVAYAGVLIA
- a CDS encoding sigma-70 family RNA polymerase sigma factor; translated protein: MFQPKENFEEYIRDKFEDVEFEEIDQEAESVETETIPELPEIPSSIPKKLLPLYLREMGSTPLINEAEEVKYAKLLLEGRKAVAKLVKNLPASARKIILPERERWRKVEERPLDEISDIVDRILCYADNIAGRHEFDRIKQEAMAAQRKITAARDKLILANLRLVVHLAKKFLNHGIPFMDLIQEGNIGLMKAVEKFEYTRGNKFGTYAYWWIKQSIERAIADKARTIRIPVHVNEKMKKIARAARELEEKLRRRPTPEEIAKKVRLPIEKVEEILGVVREPQALDETHNTEDGYGMLRFVPDAKAVSPHDVTVDMELKSKLDNIMQALTMREQRIIRMRFGIGQGSPSTLEEIGRKMNLSRERIRQIEAAALKKIKRVDDCCILKDYLSS
- a CDS encoding MFS transporter; this encodes MLLRWPEEQWKRNQIAVILAASIVFMGFTFVMPFLPYFVASLGVKGGAIAIWSGILLSISPLLAALLGPFWGRVADRYGMKIMVGRVLLAMTIHWFLMIFVWDVYSLLALRILLGIFSGFSAMSIALITSGCPKESIGRSIGMLQSFQILSVGVGPFIGGILYDLIGLRAACGITSFLCFISFALIVFFYKDVKNESLSSNVTLGDSVRFGSRASHGLKATLYAEDPSPYDIHEGETRRRKMENTVLQNIESERGLRFMEILRIPGILSIIILLFFANLVSRSFSTVTPLFVEMLSRTKENLGLISGITVSFASFAEAASAFILGHLATKLLPKRLVIFSLAGGVLTVFPMAFVQSEYQFLAMRILAGFLTGGVLTVAFTTGGTLFPERSRATSYAILSSSALLGGAIGPMVSGLIAAAHIRITFFAGAAIYLFLVLETLAGIRREEALKTREEAARRKIAGEKPYIPLPR